Proteins encoded by one window of Bacillus sp. DTU_2020_1000418_1_SI_GHA_SEK_038:
- a CDS encoding nicotinate phosphoribosyltransferase produces MKEIELKVKGEIKRLTNQTFKFDERIRDGWFSAVYFLKTREIVNKYHKDIIVTMQFFQKEHAVLCGTDEVIALLKTFADNPDELEIYSLKDGDKIAPFETVLTITGKYESFGYLEGVIDGILSRRTSVATHVYNVVKAASVSGTQKPVIFMGDRDDHYTTQAGDGYAAYIGGSTAQATHAMNEWWGKQGMGTMPHALIQMFNGDIVAATKAYQETFPEDELVSLVDYNNDAITDSLKVARVFGKDLKGVRIDTSRTMIDQYFLRNQHVLGTFDPRGVNAELIFALRKALDDEGFNHVKIVVSGGFNESRILEFEEQGVPVDMYGVGSSLLKINIGFTGDNVLINGKHAAKAGRRYRPNPRLEKVE; encoded by the coding sequence ATGAAGGAAATTGAACTTAAAGTAAAAGGGGAAATAAAACGCTTAACTAACCAGACTTTTAAATTTGATGAGCGGATTAGAGATGGCTGGTTTTCTGCGGTTTACTTTTTAAAGACTAGAGAGATTGTGAATAAATATCATAAAGATATTATTGTAACGATGCAATTTTTTCAAAAAGAACATGCTGTTTTGTGTGGAACAGATGAAGTTATTGCACTTCTTAAAACATTTGCTGATAATCCAGACGAACTTGAAATATATTCATTAAAGGATGGCGACAAAATTGCGCCATTTGAAACTGTACTAACGATTACAGGGAAATATGAAAGTTTTGGTTATTTAGAAGGAGTGATTGATGGAATTCTTTCCAGACGGACGTCAGTCGCTACACACGTATATAATGTTGTCAAGGCTGCAAGTGTATCAGGAACGCAAAAGCCAGTAATCTTCATGGGTGATCGTGATGATCATTATACAACACAAGCAGGGGACGGCTATGCAGCTTATATTGGAGGATCAACTGCTCAAGCAACCCATGCCATGAATGAATGGTGGGGCAAACAAGGAATGGGCACTATGCCCCATGCTCTTATTCAGATGTTTAACGGGGATATCGTTGCTGCAACAAAGGCATATCAGGAAACATTCCCGGAAGATGAGCTAGTCTCTTTAGTTGATTATAACAATGATGCCATTACAGACTCCCTAAAGGTAGCAAGAGTCTTTGGAAAGGACTTGAAGGGTGTCCGGATTGATACTTCCCGCACGATGATTGATCAGTATTTCTTGAGAAATCAGCATGTATTAGGAACCTTTGATCCTCGAGGGGTGAATGCAGAATTAATTTTTGCCCTAAGAAAAGCATTGGATGATGAAGGCTTCAATCATGTAAAAATTGTCGTTAGCGGCGGATTTAATGAATCTAGGATTCTGGAGTTTGAAGAGCAGGGTGTTCCAGTAGACATGTATGGAGTTGGAAGCAGCTTATTAAAGATTAATATTGGATTTACAGGTGATAATGTTCTAATTAATGGAAAGCATGCTGCTAAAGCCGGAAGACGCTATCGTCCAAATCCACGACTAGAAAAGGTTGAATAG
- a CDS encoding DUF1444 domain-containing protein has product MKMDSLKMKKELEKRLAHANRTFSFDRKKDELRIENKQTGKGITISLPGIIAKWELQKENAIDEVVYYVEEGLQAMDGGNPVQLSGYEKNIFPVIRSTSFPIESEEEIPFLTDDHTAETRIYYALDLGTTYRLIDFRLIQKEGWVPERIKEIALFNVRSLSTDLKSDTVAGNTFYFLNKNDGYDASRILNDAFLKEKAKQIKGTMAVAVPHQDVLIIADIMNDTGYDILSEMTMSFFASGRVPITALSFLYENGELEPIFILGQTKKK; this is encoded by the coding sequence ATGAAAATGGATAGTTTAAAAATGAAGAAGGAATTGGAAAAGCGATTAGCCCATGCAAATCGTACTTTTTCATTCGATAGGAAAAAAGATGAACTTCGCATCGAAAATAAGCAAACTGGGAAGGGGATCACAATCTCTTTACCAGGAATTATTGCAAAATGGGAGCTTCAGAAGGAAAACGCAATTGATGAGGTTGTATATTATGTGGAGGAAGGCTTACAAGCAATGGACGGGGGGAACCCGGTTCAGCTATCAGGGTATGAAAAAAACATCTTCCCAGTTATTCGTTCAACTTCATTTCCAATTGAATCTGAGGAAGAAATTCCATTTCTAACAGATGACCATACTGCAGAGACAAGAATTTATTATGCCCTGGATCTAGGCACTACCTACCGCTTAATCGATTTTAGACTCATTCAAAAAGAAGGCTGGGTTCCCGAACGAATAAAGGAAATTGCTTTATTTAACGTGCGCTCGCTGTCAACCGATTTAAAAAGTGACACAGTTGCTGGCAATACGTTTTATTTCTTAAATAAAAATGATGGCTATGATGCCAGCAGAATTTTAAATGATGCCTTTCTGAAAGAAAAGGCAAAGCAAATTAAAGGCACAATGGCTGTGGCAGTTCCGCATCAGGATGTGCTAATTATTGCGGATATTATGAATGACACCGGCTATGACATTCTCTCTGAGATGACAATGAGCTTCTTTGCAAGCGGCAGGGTGCCTATTACAGCTCTATCCTTTCTCTATGAAAACGGTGAGCTAGAGCCAATATTTATCCTGGGCCAAACGAAAAAGAAATAG
- a CDS encoding PTS sugar transporter subunit IIC encodes MKAFLKRKGVSLSAKVYLIDALSSMALGLFASLIIGLIVKTVGDQLGIEYLTEMGKLAMSLHGPAIGVAVAFGLKAPPLVLFSAIVSGAAGATLGGPAGSFAAALISTEIGKLVSKETKIDIIVTPLVTIVTGYAVATLIGPGINYLMKGLGSMIVWGTEQRPIIMGIVVAVLMGLALTAPISSAAIAMMLDLHGLAAGAATIGCAAQMVGFAVSSFRENKTGGLLAIGIGTSMLQVPNIIRNPLILIPPTLAGAVLAPIGTTIWMMESNAAGAGMGTSGLVGQIMTFTTMGFGLDIILKVLLLHIIGPAVLSLILSEYMRKKGWIRFGDMKIHTGGEGNEKA; translated from the coding sequence ATGAAGGCCTTTTTAAAAAGAAAAGGAGTTAGCCTTTCCGCAAAGGTATATTTAATAGATGCCCTAAGCAGCATGGCACTTGGACTATTCGCATCATTAATAATAGGATTAATCGTAAAAACTGTTGGTGACCAATTAGGAATAGAGTATTTAACTGAAATGGGCAAACTAGCGATGAGTTTACACGGCCCCGCTATTGGGGTAGCTGTCGCATTTGGTCTGAAGGCCCCGCCGCTGGTCCTATTTTCAGCTATTGTGAGCGGAGCTGCAGGTGCAACATTAGGTGGCCCTGCCGGCAGTTTTGCGGCAGCCTTAATTTCAACGGAAATTGGGAAGCTTGTCAGCAAGGAAACAAAGATTGATATCATCGTTACTCCACTTGTTACAATTGTTACTGGCTATGCAGTTGCAACCCTAATCGGACCAGGAATCAATTATTTAATGAAGGGCTTAGGAAGTATGATTGTTTGGGGAACAGAGCAACGACCAATTATTATGGGCATTGTTGTGGCAGTTTTAATGGGCTTGGCTCTAACTGCTCCCATCTCCTCGGCGGCCATTGCAATGATGCTTGATCTTCACGGCTTGGCCGCAGGAGCCGCGACAATTGGGTGTGCGGCTCAAATGGTAGGTTTCGCTGTCAGCAGCTTTCGGGAAAATAAAACGGGCGGTTTACTTGCTATAGGCATTGGAACCTCTATGCTTCAAGTGCCGAATATTATTCGGAATCCGCTCATTCTTATTCCGCCAACACTAGCAGGAGCGGTGCTGGCCCCAATTGGAACAACCATTTGGATGATGGAAAGCAACGCTGCTGGTGCCGGGATGGGAACAAGTGGTTTAGTTGGTCAAATTATGACGTTTACAACGATGGGATTTGGGCTAGATATAATCTTGAAAGTTTTACTATTGCATATTATTGGTCCTGCTGTGTTAAGTTTGATATTATCTGAATATATGAGAAAAAAAGGCTGGATTCGATTTGGCGATATGAAAATCCACACTGGAGGAGAAGGAAATGAAAAAGCTTGA
- a CDS encoding DNA translocase FtsK, protein MTQDHRDRSDINNQKETSKDVNAKVVYQYPKGQFRFPLIPDEKHGSKQREPRLRKEEGGQASRTPDHRVKRDESMIQEKKVHTVKEKREVPQRKGPFRPTETPSPIYGFERPKTIEPIKRTKQVKVKHELSSITYDDIKNKLSSVRKPVKDHFNPVNEPLSEDKEILEETNLFRENRHAAEVPHTDNSYEVEANKELEIESKLEYDQEIKIEELELILNSIEQGINLEEIHEDNKELEVGSMLENAHEIMIDEKKETNPISDKQEKTLDEIHEDNKELEVGSMLENAHEIKIDEKKETNPISDEQEKTLDEIDEDEMEEMQPVVQEITTEAVREEISITSREIEAEEKDKSSSTRKHIPFNVIMLKNDKQKLANQVRPFAPPKREEVVDHAEKEIVSATQEAAPAAEKEEELAYYQFPAKSLLLSPVHQEESSDWFIEQKELLNSTLKNFNVHAHVVNVTQGPSVTRFEVQPEPGVKVNKITNLSDDIKLSLAARDIRIEAPIPGKHTIGIEVPNKTSRPVFISEIINSPEFHNSSSPLTAVLGLDIAGNPIVTDLRKMPHGLIAGATGSGKSVCINTILVSLLYKATPDELKLILIDPKMVELAPYNRIPHLVSPVITDVKAATAALKWAVDEMERRYELFAHTGVRDISRFNELAEEHKRYSDKLPYMVIIIDELADLMMMSPADVEEAICRIAQKARACGIHLIIATQRPSVDVITGLIKANVPTRIAFSVSSQIDSRTIIDISGAEKLLGRGDMLFLENGSSKPVRLQGTYVSDQEIDDVVAHVRRERDPEYLFEQEELLKKAQVIEEEDELFYEACEFVIDQGAASTSSLQRRFKVGYNRAARLIDMMEKQGFISETRGSKPREVLITAEELESLLDSSTIN, encoded by the coding sequence ATGACTCAAGATCATAGAGACAGATCTGATATAAACAATCAAAAAGAAACTTCTAAAGATGTTAATGCTAAGGTAGTATACCAATATCCGAAAGGACAATTTCGTTTTCCTCTGATTCCCGATGAAAAACATGGTTCTAAACAAAGAGAGCCTAGATTGAGAAAGGAAGAAGGGGGCCAAGCTTCACGTACTCCCGATCATAGAGTCAAGAGAGATGAGTCTATGATCCAGGAGAAGAAAGTTCATACGGTAAAAGAAAAAAGGGAAGTACCGCAAAGAAAAGGTCCTTTTCGGCCAACAGAAACTCCATCGCCCATCTATGGATTTGAACGTCCAAAGACTATAGAACCTATTAAACGAACAAAGCAGGTAAAGGTTAAACATGAGTTAAGCAGCATAACTTATGACGATATAAAAAATAAGCTGTCATCTGTTCGGAAGCCAGTTAAAGATCACTTCAATCCGGTTAATGAACCCTTATCCGAAGATAAAGAAATTCTAGAAGAAACTAATCTGTTCAGGGAAAATCGGCATGCAGCAGAGGTACCTCATACAGATAATTCATATGAAGTGGAAGCAAATAAGGAACTAGAAATAGAGAGTAAGTTAGAATATGATCAAGAAATAAAGATTGAAGAACTTGAGCTTATTCTAAATTCTATTGAACAAGGCATTAACTTGGAAGAAATTCATGAAGATAATAAGGAACTAGAAGTTGGGAGTATGTTAGAAAATGCTCACGAAATAATGATAGACGAGAAAAAAGAGACTAATCCAATTTCCGATAAACAAGAGAAGACTTTGGATGAAATTCATGAAGATAATAAGGAACTAGAAGTAGGGAGTATGTTAGAAAATGCTCACGAAATAAAGATAGACGAGAAAAAAGAGACTAATCCAATTTCCGATGAACAAGAGAAGACTTTGGATGAAATTGATGAAGATGAAATGGAAGAGATGCAGCCAGTTGTGCAGGAAATAACAACTGAGGCAGTCCGTGAAGAAATTTCCATTACCTCACGAGAAATAGAGGCAGAAGAAAAGGATAAGTCTTCATCAACAAGAAAGCATATCCCATTTAACGTTATCATGCTCAAAAATGATAAACAAAAGCTCGCTAATCAAGTAAGGCCATTTGCTCCTCCAAAGAGAGAGGAAGTTGTTGACCATGCAGAGAAAGAAATAGTCTCTGCCACTCAAGAAGCCGCACCAGCTGCAGAAAAAGAAGAGGAGCTTGCCTATTATCAATTCCCGGCCAAAAGCTTGCTTTTGTCACCAGTCCATCAGGAGGAATCTTCAGATTGGTTTATCGAACAGAAGGAGTTGCTAAACTCAACTTTAAAAAACTTCAATGTTCATGCTCATGTTGTAAATGTTACCCAAGGTCCGTCTGTTACTAGATTTGAAGTGCAGCCAGAGCCAGGTGTAAAGGTAAACAAGATTACTAATTTATCTGATGATATTAAATTAAGCCTTGCAGCAAGGGATATCCGAATTGAAGCACCTATCCCGGGCAAGCATACCATTGGAATCGAAGTCCCTAACAAGACGAGCAGACCTGTATTTATTAGTGAAATTATTAATAGTCCCGAGTTCCATAACAGCAGTTCGCCATTAACTGCCGTTCTAGGACTAGACATAGCAGGCAATCCGATAGTAACTGATTTGCGAAAAATGCCGCATGGCCTAATTGCCGGTGCAACCGGGTCTGGAAAAAGTGTTTGTATTAATACGATTCTTGTCAGTCTTTTATATAAAGCAACACCTGATGAACTGAAGCTCATATTAATTGACCCGAAAATGGTGGAGCTGGCCCCTTATAATCGAATTCCGCATCTCGTGAGTCCAGTTATTACGGATGTCAAGGCGGCTACTGCAGCATTAAAATGGGCAGTGGATGAAATGGAACGCCGCTATGAGCTATTTGCTCATACAGGGGTAAGGGATATTAGCCGCTTTAATGAGCTCGCTGAAGAGCATAAGCGATATTCAGATAAGCTCCCATACATGGTCATTATTATCGATGAGCTTGCTGATTTAATGATGATGTCTCCTGCAGATGTTGAGGAAGCGATTTGCCGGATTGCTCAGAAGGCGAGAGCTTGCGGAATTCACTTAATTATTGCTACACAAAGACCATCTGTAGATGTCATTACCGGTTTAATAAAAGCAAATGTTCCAACGAGAATTGCTTTCTCTGTTTCCTCACAGATTGACTCTCGAACAATTATTGATATTAGCGGAGCTGAAAAGCTGCTTGGACGTGGAGATATGCTTTTCTTAGAAAATGGATCATCTAAGCCTGTTCGTCTTCAAGGCACATATGTCTCTGATCAGGAAATCGATGATGTAGTGGCCCATGTTAGAAGGGAACGTGACCCGGAATATTTATTTGAACAAGAAGAACTGCTAAAAAAGGCACAGGTTATAGAGGAAGAAGACGAGTTGTTTTATGAAGCATGTGAATTTGTAATCGATCAAGGGGCTGCGTCCACCTCTAGTCTTCAAAGGAGATTCAAAGTGGGCTATAATCGTGCTGCACGCCTCATCGATATGATGGAGAAACAGGGATTTATTTCGGAGACACGAGGAAGTAAGCCAAGAGAGGTGCTTATAACAGCCGAGGAGCTTGAATCACTTTTAGACTCTAGTACAATAAATTAA
- a CDS encoding YtxH domain-containing protein, with translation MSSQERSHEQGQAKSEENINTKDFLIGALIGGMVGAAAALFLAPKSGKELRTNINEQAGVIKEKTGQIRETAMSRGTQLAGAAKEKSNVLAQSVSKQSIELVNKVKNIKPIENLTASTEENKTAVSNHQGVNNDEVQKKLEETKKAFDETEYKYNH, from the coding sequence ATGAGTAGTCAAGAGAGAAGTCATGAACAGGGTCAAGCAAAATCAGAGGAAAATATTAATACGAAGGATTTCTTGATAGGCGCTCTTATTGGTGGAATGGTTGGTGCGGCTGCGGCACTTTTCCTTGCACCTAAATCTGGTAAGGAATTAAGAACTAATATTAATGAACAAGCTGGTGTTATAAAAGAAAAAACAGGACAAATACGTGAAACAGCCATGTCTAGGGGCACTCAGTTAGCAGGAGCTGCCAAGGAAAAGTCAAATGTTCTTGCCCAATCCGTATCCAAGCAGTCCATTGAATTGGTAAATAAGGTGAAAAACATAAAGCCAATAGAAAATTTGACTGCCAGCACAGAAGAAAACAAGACAGCTGTTAGCAATCATCAAGGTGTCAATAATGACGAGGTCCAGAAAAAGCTAGAAGAAACGAAAAAAGCTTTTGATGAGACTGAATATAAATATAATCATTAA
- the motS gene encoding flagellar motor protein MotS produces MRLKRRPPNARKGAPAWMVTFSDLVTLILVFFILLFSMSQIDMIKFKAITESFREQFFDFYPSVVPLDNPSALDTSMPVVNDKEKDKDADVADQSLENLLIEVQSFLDKNGLDDVVLANRTERGVVLVLQEKVLFAPGQADVIGNAYPFLDKVGELLIKLPNLVKVEGHTDDRPMNSFRYPSNWELSAARASSVINYLIENHQLDSSRFIAVGYSDTRPIVSNDTPENRQKNRRVEIVISDPKYSKDELVTK; encoded by the coding sequence ATGAGGCTTAAAAGAAGGCCGCCTAATGCTCGAAAAGGCGCGCCCGCCTGGATGGTCACATTTTCTGATTTGGTTACATTAATACTAGTATTTTTTATTTTACTATTCTCCATGTCGCAAATTGATATGATTAAATTTAAGGCTATAACTGAATCCTTTAGGGAGCAATTTTTTGATTTCTACCCTTCTGTTGTTCCACTCGATAATCCTTCAGCCTTGGATACTTCGATGCCAGTAGTGAATGACAAGGAAAAAGACAAAGATGCTGATGTGGCTGATCAATCTTTAGAAAATTTATTAATTGAAGTACAGAGTTTCTTAGACAAAAATGGGCTGGATGATGTCGTTCTTGCTAACCGTACAGAGCGTGGTGTTGTTCTTGTTCTCCAAGAAAAGGTTCTTTTCGCACCTGGACAAGCAGACGTTATTGGCAATGCTTACCCGTTCCTTGATAAGGTTGGAGAATTATTAATTAAACTGCCCAATTTGGTCAAGGTTGAAGGTCATACAGATGACCGTCCAATGAACAGTTTTCGGTATCCCTCCAATTGGGAGCTATCTGCTGCGCGGGCGAGCAGTGTAATTAACTACCTCATAGAAAATCATCAGTTAGATAGCAGCAGATTTATTGCGGTAGGTTATTCAGATACAAGACCAATCGTGTCTAATGATACACCAGAAAACAGACAAAAGAATCGCCGTGTGGAAATTGTTATTTCCGACCCGAAATATAGTAAAGATGAGCTTGTTACGAAATAA
- the murC gene encoding UDP-N-acetylmuramate--L-alanine ligase, producing MTIYHFVGIKGSGMSALAQVLHDMNYKVQGSDYEKRFFTQLALEQSGIKILPFQKENIKPGMTIIAGNAFPDTHEEIEEAMNLGLPVIRYHRFLGDFMKDFTSVAVTGAHGKTSTTGLLAHVMKGAKPTSFLIGDGTGSGDENAEYFVFEACEYRRHFLSYFPDYAIMTNIDFDHPDYFANIEDVFSAFQEMAWQVNKGIFACGDDEQLQRIQAKVPVLFYGFGEENDFQARNIIKSTEGTTFDVFVRNTFFETFSIPAFGDHNILNSLSVIALCHYEELDSEIVQSYLKTFSGVKRRFTEKKIDTQIIIDDYAHHPTEIKATIDAARQKYPNREIICVFQPHTFTRTQAFLEDFAESLNLADKVYLCEIFGSARENHGKLSIEDLKEKIPGANILTEDNTVILKTHENSVLIFMGAGDIQKFQEAYENQLLM from the coding sequence ATGACTATTTACCATTTCGTAGGTATTAAGGGGTCCGGAATGAGTGCCTTGGCGCAAGTACTGCATGATATGAATTATAAAGTACAAGGCTCAGACTATGAAAAACGCTTTTTTACACAACTGGCCCTTGAGCAATCTGGAATAAAGATCCTTCCCTTTCAAAAGGAAAATATAAAGCCTGGAATGACCATTATTGCTGGAAATGCCTTTCCGGATACTCATGAAGAAATTGAAGAAGCAATGAATCTTGGACTGCCTGTTATACGTTACCATCGGTTTCTTGGCGATTTTATGAAGGATTTTACAAGTGTTGCCGTTACAGGCGCTCATGGAAAAACTTCTACTACAGGCTTGCTCGCACATGTTATGAAAGGCGCAAAACCAACTTCATTCCTTATTGGTGATGGAACGGGAAGTGGGGACGAGAATGCTGAGTATTTTGTTTTCGAAGCTTGTGAATACAGAAGGCATTTCTTATCGTATTTCCCTGATTATGCTATCATGACGAATATTGATTTTGATCACCCTGATTACTTTGCCAACATTGAGGATGTTTTTTCTGCGTTCCAGGAAATGGCATGGCAAGTGAATAAGGGGATTTTCGCATGTGGTGATGACGAACAACTGCAGCGAATTCAAGCAAAAGTACCTGTCCTGTTTTATGGATTTGGCGAAGAAAATGATTTTCAAGCACGGAATATTATCAAATCAACAGAAGGAACAACCTTTGATGTATTTGTAAGAAATACGTTTTTTGAAACCTTTTCTATTCCTGCCTTCGGGGACCATAACATTTTAAATTCACTGTCAGTTATTGCCTTATGCCACTATGAAGAATTAGATTCTGAAATCGTTCAAAGCTATCTTAAAACCTTTAGTGGGGTTAAAAGAAGATTTACAGAAAAAAAGATCGATACACAAATAATCATTGATGATTATGCCCATCATCCAACAGAAATTAAAGCAACTATTGATGCAGCGCGTCAAAAGTATCCTAATCGTGAAATCATTTGTGTTTTTCAGCCACATACTTTTACGAGAACACAGGCATTTCTCGAGGATTTTGCCGAAAGCTTGAATTTGGCTGACAAGGTTTATTTATGTGAAATCTTTGGTTCCGCAAGAGAGAACCACGGCAAATTATCAATAGAGGATTTGAAGGAAAAAATCCCTGGTGCTAACATTTTAACTGAAGATAATACAGTTATCTTAAAGACACATGAAAATAGCGTTCTTATTTTTATGGGTGCCGGAGATATTCAAAAGTTTCAGGAAGCTTATGAAAATCAATTATTAATGTAA
- a CDS encoding DUF948 domain-containing protein, translating into MQIIMYLSIAVIAIAFLVLVIYLSKTLKSLQVTLDSVSKTLIGLEGQLEGVTRETTALLEKTNALAEDIQQKSESLGSVVDAVKEVGDSVRGFNGSIQKISRSIDNGLEENKDRISQVVQWSQILMELKDKWKMRKQSQLEEVTADKHVPQKRWIRERN; encoded by the coding sequence GTGCAGATCATTATGTATTTAAGTATAGCAGTCATCGCCATTGCTTTTCTCGTTCTCGTCATTTACCTATCAAAGACATTAAAGTCTCTTCAGGTTACACTTGATAGTGTTTCGAAAACGTTAATAGGCTTAGAGGGCCAGTTAGAAGGAGTTACAAGAGAAACCACGGCATTACTCGAAAAAACGAATGCGCTAGCAGAAGATATACAGCAAAAATCAGAAAGCCTGGGCAGTGTTGTAGATGCTGTTAAGGAAGTAGGGGATTCAGTCCGCGGCTTCAACGGGTCCATTCAAAAGATTTCACGTTCTATCGATAATGGGCTAGAGGAGAATAAAGATAGAATTTCTCAAGTAGTACAATGGAGTCAAATTCTTATGGAGCTTAAAGATAAGTGGAAAATGAGAAAACAATCCCAATTAGAAGAAGTTACAGCCGATAAGCATGTACCTCAGAAAAGATGGATTAGAGAAAGAAATTAA
- the ytxJ gene encoding bacillithiol system redox-active protein YtxJ, translated as MKKFNGSEDFEQNLQAAEQFIVLKHSSTCPISQAAYEEYESFASEHENLPIYYLIVQEDRSLSNQIAEKFNIKHESPQVLLFKNGEVIWHASHWKITYDSLTNAIKEHK; from the coding sequence GTGAAAAAGTTTAATGGAAGTGAAGATTTTGAACAGAATTTACAAGCTGCAGAGCAATTTATAGTTTTAAAGCATAGCTCCACATGTCCTATTAGCCAGGCTGCCTATGAAGAGTATGAAAGCTTTGCTAGTGAACATGAGAACCTGCCAATTTATTATCTGATCGTTCAAGAAGACCGCTCTCTGTCAAATCAAATTGCGGAGAAGTTTAATATTAAACATGAGTCACCTCAAGTACTTCTATTTAAAAACGGCGAAGTGATTTGGCATGCTTCACACTGGAAAATTACCTATGATTCGTTAACGAATGCAATTAAAGAACATAAATAA
- a CDS encoding thioredoxin family protein: MKKLESMEQFEQLRDNGKHIFMFSADWCPDCRVIEPILPEVEAKYQDYTFIYVDRDDFIDLCGQLDIFGIPSFIGYKDGKELGRFVSKDRKTQEEIENFIEKLEQ, translated from the coding sequence ATGAAAAAGCTTGAATCTATGGAACAATTTGAACAGCTAAGAGATAATGGAAAGCATATCTTCATGTTTTCTGCCGATTGGTGCCCAGATTGTCGTGTGATTGAACCAATCTTGCCTGAAGTTGAAGCGAAATATCAGGACTATACATTTATATATGTAGACCGTGATGATTTTATTGATCTTTGTGGACAACTAGATATATTTGGAATACCGAGCTTTATTGGCTATAAGGATGGAAAGGAATTAGGCCGATTTGTAAGCAAAGACCGAAAAACCCAGGAAGAAATCGAGAATTTTATTGAAAAACTAGAGCAGTAA
- the motP gene encoding flagellar motor protein MotP: protein MKKFDVLTPIGLVVGVVMLIFGIVTNGGITGFFSFIDPASLLIVLGGVIAGLLINFPVKDMKHIFTVIKQGFSQNEQNLDQLIKTFVTLSERARREGLLALEVEIEKVKDPFIRKGVLLAVDGIEPDMINDIMSAEITAMEERHRKGRNILEKAGEYAPAWGMIGTLIGLVLMLKNLNDPSSLGPNMAVALLTTLYGTLFANLVCLPLASKLALKTDQEVFLKQIIIEGVIGVQAGQNPKLLEEKLSAFLSSKERQKAAELITSGEALNDEA from the coding sequence ATGAAAAAGTTTGACGTATTAACGCCAATTGGGTTAGTTGTCGGTGTAGTTATGCTCATTTTTGGAATTGTGACAAATGGAGGGATAACGGGCTTTTTTTCTTTCATTGATCCAGCCTCCTTGTTAATTGTATTAGGTGGAGTCATCGCGGGGCTGCTAATTAACTTTCCAGTTAAGGATATGAAGCATATTTTCACAGTTATCAAACAAGGCTTCAGTCAAAACGAGCAGAATTTAGATCAACTGATCAAGACATTTGTCACCCTATCAGAGCGTGCACGGCGTGAAGGGCTGCTTGCATTGGAAGTTGAAATAGAAAAAGTTAAAGATCCTTTTATTCGCAAAGGTGTATTGCTGGCCGTTGATGGAATTGAGCCTGATATGATTAATGATATTATGAGCGCAGAAATAACAGCAATGGAAGAAAGGCATCGGAAAGGAAGAAATATTCTGGAGAAGGCCGGCGAGTACGCTCCCGCCTGGGGGATGATCGGGACACTGATTGGTCTGGTTTTGATGTTAAAAAACCTAAATGATCCTTCAAGTTTAGGTCCAAATATGGCTGTTGCGCTCCTAACAACTCTTTATGGAACATTGTTCGCAAATCTAGTATGTTTACCACTTGCGTCTAAACTTGCATTAAAGACTGATCAGGAGGTTTTCCTAAAGCAAATAATTATTGAAGGCGTTATAGGTGTACAAGCCGGTCAGAACCCTAAGCTGCTTGAGGAAAAGCTCAGTGCTTTCTTGTCTTCTAAAGAGCGCCAAAAAGCTGCAGAGTTAATAACCTCTGGGGAGGCACTAAACGATGAGGCTTAA